Proteins from one Leptospira wolffii serovar Khorat str. Khorat-H2 genomic window:
- a CDS encoding chemotaxis protein CheW, with translation MKTIDKNNPAEEDQTGKEVESLKEFLTFEVDKEVFGIDILHIHEILKPVPITRIPNVDPYILGVINLRGEIIPIMDLKELFGLGFCDILPSTRIIVVVYGEKRGGLLVDSVKQVVKVHKDKVNQADEELSVNYSELIESVSQFEDSLILNLNLSMLMEYAGEES, from the coding sequence GTGAAAACCATAGATAAAAATAACCCCGCGGAAGAAGATCAAACGGGAAAGGAAGTCGAATCCTTAAAAGAATTCCTCACCTTCGAAGTGGACAAGGAAGTCTTCGGGATCGACATCCTTCATATTCATGAAATTTTAAAACCTGTTCCCATTACACGCATTCCGAACGTGGACCCGTACATTCTGGGAGTCATCAATCTAAGGGGAGAGATCATCCCCATCATGGACCTAAAGGAACTTTTCGGATTAGGTTTTTGTGATATTCTGCCTTCCACCCGTATCATCGTCGTCGTTTACGGAGAAAAAAGGGGAGGTCTTCTCGTAGACTCCGTAAAACAGGTAGTCAAGGTACATAAGGACAAAGTAAACCAGGCCGACGAGGAGCTGAGCGTGAATTATAGCGAGCTCATAGAATCGGTGAGCCAGTTCGAGGATTCTCTGATCCTCAATTTAAACCTTTCCATGCTTATGGAATATGCGGGGGAGGAATCCTAA
- a CDS encoding 5-formyltetrahydrofolate cyclo-ligase: protein MASKKEARLAQKTAISSVSSREEKEQLIRSNLLSFLRHSSVLEPKKIISYVPDRFEIPAFHSHENPFSLGEEFLIFYPKVTEFGLIFLTGEKFEKGSFGILEPIGSNRLLPEEADWIIVPALGWNEEGARLGRGKGFYDRSLQFVPNEKMIGLSFEELYPCAFSAEPHDLKVGQVFTDKKNHCFPKKMGEKSVP from the coding sequence TTGGCTTCCAAGAAAGAAGCAAGGCTCGCTCAAAAAACCGCCATCTCCTCCGTTTCTTCACGGGAAGAAAAGGAACAACTCATTCGAAGCAATCTTTTGTCATTTCTGAGACATAGCTCCGTCTTGGAACCTAAGAAAATTATTTCCTATGTTCCGGACAGATTCGAGATTCCCGCCTTCCATTCTCATGAGAATCCGTTCTCTTTGGGGGAGGAATTTCTTATCTTCTATCCTAAGGTGACGGAATTCGGTTTGATTTTTCTGACCGGAGAGAAGTTCGAAAAAGGCTCTTTCGGAATTTTGGAACCTATAGGATCGAATCGTCTTCTTCCGGAAGAAGCGGATTGGATTATAGTACCCGCCCTTGGCTGGAACGAAGAAGGAGCGAGGCTCGGAAGGGGAAAAGGTTTCTACGATCGGAGCCTACAATTCGTTCCGAACGAAAAAATGATTGGCTTAAGTTTCGAGGAGCTTTACCCTTGCGCTTTTTCTGCGGAGCCTCACGATCTCAAAGTGGGACAGGTTTTTACGGACAAAAAAAACCATTGCTTTCCCAAGAAAATGGGAGAAAAATCAGTCCCATAA
- a CDS encoding cell division protein ZapA yields MSGRVNARIQGDDYTIVGDTDPEYIHRLAELVDRKIRELHLGMPNASKLKLAVLAALNFADELEQAKSQTSEAGPSSPEAEEKTRKLITLIEEGLIGDV; encoded by the coding sequence ATGAGCGGAAGAGTCAATGCTCGGATCCAGGGCGACGACTATACCATCGTGGGGGATACGGACCCCGAATACATTCATAGATTAGCCGAGTTGGTGGACCGGAAAATACGGGAACTCCATCTCGGTATGCCTAACGCATCCAAGCTGAAACTTGCCGTCCTAGCCGCCTTGAATTTTGCGGACGAACTAGAGCAGGCGAAATCCCAAACTTCCGAAGCGGGTCCTTCTTCTCCGGAAGCCGAAGAAAAAACTAGAAAGCTAATTACATTGATCGAAGAAGGTTTGATCGGAGACGTATAA
- the rplT gene encoding 50S ribosomal protein L20, which translates to MPRATNGTIHKNRRQKVLKTAKGFRGARSKLYRTAKSAVMKAGQWAYRDRKAKKRDFRKLWIIRINAAAREAGLSYSQFMFGLKKANISLDRKALAELAFSDKETFNALVEKIKVAA; encoded by the coding sequence ATGCCACGCGCTACAAACGGAACCATTCATAAGAATCGTCGCCAGAAAGTTTTAAAAACTGCCAAGGGATTCAGAGGAGCTCGCTCCAAACTTTACAGAACCGCAAAATCCGCGGTAATGAAAGCCGGACAGTGGGCTTATAGAGATAGAAAGGCTAAAAAACGTGATTTCCGCAAATTGTGGATCATCCGTATCAACGCCGCCGCTCGTGAAGCGGGACTTTCTTATTCCCAGTTCATGTTTGGCTTGAAAAAAGCCAATATTTCCCTGGATAGAAAGGCCTTGGCCGAACTCGCGTTCAGCGACAAAGAGACTTTTAACGCTCTCGTAGAGAAAATCAAGGTAGCAGCCTAA
- the rpmI gene encoding 50S ribosomal protein L35 yields the protein MPKLKTNRAAAKRFKFSKNNKIKRKSMNTRHILTKKGPKRRRRLRGMTLVVDADWKSIVRLMPYGVR from the coding sequence ATGCCTAAGCTTAAGACAAATAGAGCCGCAGCAAAACGGTTCAAGTTTTCCAAGAATAATAAAATTAAACGGAAGAGTATGAACACCCGTCACATTCTTACCAAGAAAGGTCCTAAAAGACGTCGTCGTCTTAGAGGAATGACCCTGGTAGTGGATGCCGATTGGAAATCCATCGTTAGACTCATGCCTTACGGAGTTCGATAA
- the infC gene encoding translation initiation factor IF-3 has translation MQRKPQPKPTDKLFSHRINEKITGVAQVRLVTDDGAMIVSFDEALRRAKEENLDLVEVSGDQEIHVCKIIDYGKYKFELLKKSKEAKKKQHVINVKEVKIRPRIDQHDYEIKKRHAVEFLQKGDKVKVSLRFRGREMMHSELGMNVVNRMVEDLKSVGTPEREPVLDGRQIVVVITPLAAK, from the coding sequence ATGCAGAGGAAGCCGCAGCCGAAACCCACCGATAAGCTTTTCAGCCATAGAATTAACGAAAAAATTACCGGGGTAGCCCAGGTAAGATTGGTGACGGACGACGGGGCAATGATCGTCTCTTTTGACGAGGCTTTGCGGCGGGCAAAGGAAGAAAACCTGGACTTGGTGGAAGTGTCCGGAGACCAGGAAATTCACGTCTGCAAAATTATCGATTACGGTAAATACAAGTTCGAACTACTTAAAAAGAGTAAGGAAGCAAAGAAGAAGCAGCACGTAATCAACGTGAAGGAAGTAAAGATTCGTCCGCGAATCGACCAACACGATTACGAAATTAAAAAACGCCACGCCGTTGAGTTCCTCCAAAAAGGAGACAAGGTAAAGGTGAGCCTTCGCTTCCGAGGCCGTGAAATGATGCATTCCGAATTAGGGATGAATGTCGTGAACCGGATGGTAGAAGATCTGAAATCTGTTGGGACGCCGGAAAGAGAACCAGTCTTAGACGGGCGTCAGATTGTTGTTGTGATTACGCCTCTTGCAGCGAAGTAA
- the thrS gene encoding threonine--tRNA ligase gives MEAGVLVAVQNQSVKFILPDGSSKEVPAGSTYKDFIESQLPFLKNKALAVRLDGTRVLDLSRTVDSTTTPDSTPKLEVLTFQDKEGWETFQHSAAHLLGMAVQNVYKDAKLTVGPVIENGPGFFYYDIDFTETVITPEDFPKIEAEMKKIADADHEVFRKVWDKKEAISTFEKMGENYKIEIVGQIPDEQVSIYGMGEWFDLCRGPHIPRSGFLKAFKLTALSGAYWKADKNNRMLTRIYGIAFPSKKELDEYLFQLEEAKKRDHRKIGKEMDLFSFQSEAPGFPFWHPKGTALWNTLADYIRKECAKRGYQEIKTPAVLSSELWRRSGHWDNFNENMYFVSIDEEEFAIKPMNCPGCSLIYKHHLHSYRELPLRFAELGSVHRHELHGVLHGLFRVRAFTQDDAHIYTPLDYLEAEVLDIIDFTFHVYKKFGFQEFKTYIATRPEKSQGKDEDWEFATNALKQALEKRGIPYSIKEGEGAFYGPKIEFNIKDSIGRMWQCGTVQIDFSMPDRFELDYTDSDGSKKRPVMVHRAIYGSLERFIGILIEHFEGKFPLWLSPNQVRVLTVTENVQDYGSEILKKLIDLGFRAEGDFRNEKIGAKIRDSILRKANYLLVLGQKEKESGTVALRKRGSEETITLSFPEFLALLEKEVSEGN, from the coding sequence ATGGAAGCAGGGGTACTTGTGGCAGTTCAAAATCAGTCAGTCAAATTCATCCTACCGGACGGCTCTTCCAAAGAGGTTCCGGCGGGTTCCACATACAAGGATTTCATCGAATCCCAACTTCCGTTTTTAAAGAACAAGGCCTTGGCCGTCCGACTGGACGGAACCCGGGTCCTGGACTTAAGCCGTACAGTGGATTCCACAACCACCCCCGATTCTACACCCAAGCTGGAAGTTCTGACCTTCCAAGACAAAGAAGGTTGGGAAACCTTCCAACACTCTGCGGCTCATCTTTTAGGTATGGCCGTCCAGAACGTATATAAGGACGCGAAATTGACCGTGGGTCCCGTGATCGAAAACGGTCCCGGGTTCTTCTATTATGATATCGATTTTACCGAAACCGTAATCACTCCCGAAGATTTTCCCAAGATCGAAGCGGAGATGAAAAAGATCGCGGATGCGGATCATGAAGTCTTTCGCAAGGTCTGGGATAAGAAGGAAGCGATCTCCACCTTCGAAAAGATGGGGGAGAATTATAAAATCGAAATCGTAGGGCAAATTCCGGACGAGCAGGTGTCCATTTACGGAATGGGAGAATGGTTCGATCTTTGTAGAGGACCGCATATTCCCCGCTCCGGATTTCTGAAAGCCTTCAAACTCACCGCTCTTTCCGGCGCTTATTGGAAAGCGGATAAGAATAACCGGATGCTCACTCGCATTTACGGAATCGCATTCCCTTCCAAGAAGGAATTGGACGAGTATCTTTTCCAACTGGAAGAGGCAAAGAAGAGGGACCACAGAAAGATCGGCAAGGAAATGGATCTATTTTCCTTCCAATCCGAGGCTCCGGGTTTTCCTTTCTGGCACCCAAAGGGAACGGCTCTTTGGAACACTCTCGCGGATTATATCCGTAAGGAATGTGCCAAGAGGGGCTACCAAGAAATCAAGACTCCTGCGGTTCTTTCCTCCGAATTATGGAGAAGGAGCGGTCACTGGGATAATTTCAACGAGAACATGTACTTCGTTTCCATCGACGAGGAAGAGTTCGCGATCAAACCCATGAACTGTCCCGGTTGCAGTCTCATATACAAACACCATTTGCATTCTTATCGGGAACTTCCTCTTAGATTTGCGGAATTAGGAAGCGTCCACCGTCACGAATTGCACGGGGTCCTTCACGGGCTCTTCCGTGTCCGAGCATTCACCCAGGACGACGCCCATATCTATACTCCTTTGGATTATCTGGAAGCGGAGGTCCTGGATATCATCGACTTCACTTTCCATGTATACAAAAAGTTCGGATTCCAAGAATTCAAAACATACATCGCTACCCGTCCCGAGAAATCCCAGGGAAAAGACGAGGACTGGGAATTTGCGACCAACGCTTTGAAACAAGCTTTGGAAAAGAGAGGAATTCCTTATTCCATTAAAGAAGGAGAAGGAGCGTTTTACGGACCCAAGATAGAATTCAATATCAAGGATTCCATCGGAAGAATGTGGCAATGCGGAACCGTTCAGATCGACTTCTCCATGCCGGATCGTTTCGAATTGGATTATACGGACTCCGACGGTTCCAAGAAACGTCCCGTCATGGTTCATAGAGCCATTTACGGATCCTTGGAAAGATTCATCGGAATTCTAATCGAGCATTTCGAAGGGAAATTCCCTCTTTGGCTCTCTCCGAACCAAGTTCGGGTGTTAACTGTCACCGAAAATGTGCAGGACTACGGATCCGAGATCTTGAAGAAGCTTATAGATTTGGGATTCCGGGCAGAAGGGGATTTCCGGAACGAAAAAATCGGAGCTAAGATCCGGGATTCTATTCTTAGAAAGGCCAATTATCTTCTCGTACTAGGACAAAAGGAGAAAGAATCGGGAACCGTCGCTCTTCGCAAGCGGGGTTCCGAAGAGACAATAACTCTTTCTTTTCCTGAATTCTTGGCTCTCTTGGAAAAAGAAGTCTCGGAAGGGAATTAA
- the carA gene encoding glutamine-hydrolyzing carbamoyl-phosphate synthase small subunit, producing MKAFLVLENGDVYEGESFGYETHSVGEIVFNTSMAGYQEILTDPSYANQIVTLTYPMIGNYGIHPENMESGKIQASGMIVKEYVDRPSNFKAEKTLSQFLKEYKIPGIQGIDTRKLTRFIRTNGSPNGGIFVANEYSESFLQEVRKFPGIADADLAKVVTTEKKYSFGTNAGKKYKLAVYDYGVKTNILRLLDAAGFAVTVYPAQTPASEIMKDGVDAFFLSNGPGDPAACTYAIDSTKAILEKNYPLFGICLGHQIIGLTLGKKTEKMKFGHRGGNQPVKNLETGKVEITSQNHGFAVVAESSEKEPISFLNLNDDTVEGILKSGYPLLSVQYHPESSPGPNDSRYLFQKFYDLVDSTLKR from the coding sequence ATGAAAGCGTTCTTGGTTTTAGAAAACGGGGACGTATACGAGGGAGAATCCTTCGGCTACGAAACCCATTCCGTCGGGGAAATCGTCTTCAACACTTCCATGGCGGGTTACCAGGAAATCCTGACCGATCCTTCCTACGCCAATCAGATCGTTACACTCACCTATCCCATGATCGGGAATTACGGTATCCACCCTGAAAACATGGAGTCCGGAAAGATCCAGGCTTCCGGAATGATCGTAAAGGAATACGTGGACAGGCCTTCCAATTTCAAGGCAGAGAAAACGCTCTCTCAATTTTTGAAAGAATACAAGATTCCGGGAATCCAAGGAATCGATACCCGCAAACTCACCCGCTTTATCCGAACCAACGGGTCTCCGAACGGAGGGATCTTCGTAGCGAACGAATATTCGGAATCCTTTCTACAGGAAGTAAGAAAATTCCCAGGGATCGCGGATGCGGATCTGGCCAAAGTCGTTACTACCGAAAAGAAATATTCTTTCGGAACGAACGCAGGAAAAAAATACAAACTCGCAGTATACGATTACGGAGTGAAAACCAATATTCTGAGGCTATTAGACGCGGCGGGCTTTGCTGTCACTGTATATCCGGCCCAGACTCCCGCTTCCGAGATCATGAAAGACGGAGTGGACGCGTTTTTTCTCTCCAACGGTCCGGGAGATCCCGCGGCTTGCACTTACGCAATCGATTCCACCAAAGCAATATTAGAAAAGAATTATCCTCTTTTCGGGATTTGCCTGGGCCACCAGATCATAGGACTCACCCTAGGCAAGAAAACGGAGAAGATGAAATTCGGGCATAGAGGGGGCAACCAACCGGTCAAGAATCTGGAGACGGGAAAAGTGGAAATCACTTCTCAAAATCACGGGTTTGCAGTCGTGGCGGAGTCCTCCGAAAAAGAACCCATCTCCTTCTTGAACCTAAACGACGATACTGTAGAAGGAATTTTGAAATCGGGGTATCCTTTGCTTTCGGTGCAATACCATCCGGAAAGTTCTCCCGGACCGAACGATAGTAGATACCTGTTCCAGAAATTCTACGATTTAGTGGATTCGACCCTCAAGCGTTAG
- a CDS encoding PIN domain-containing protein, protein MSAVLLDSSVWIEYFRNDRSSISKEVDDLIDRDNVYTNDLILAELIPFLKIQKQTKVITTLEAAERLTLDINWREIIDYQVSNLKNGINKIGLPDLIIAQNVIQNKAILFTLDKHFKLMGKHLKLKLY, encoded by the coding sequence ATGAGTGCCGTTCTATTGGATTCTTCCGTTTGGATAGAATATTTCCGTAATGACCGGTCTTCGATTTCGAAAGAGGTCGACGATTTGATCGATAGGGATAACGTTTACACGAATGATCTGATTTTGGCCGAGTTAATTCCTTTTCTAAAAATCCAGAAACAGACTAAAGTCATCACGACCCTCGAGGCTGCCGAGCGCCTCACGTTAGATATAAATTGGCGAGAGATAATCGATTATCAAGTTTCAAATCTAAAAAACGGCATCAATAAGATCGGACTTCCGGATTTAATCATCGCGCAGAATGTGATTCAAAACAAAGCGATACTCTTTACCTTAGATAAACACTTTAAGCTTATGGGAAAGCATCTTAAGCTTAAACTCTATTGA
- a CDS encoding type II toxin-antitoxin system VapB family antitoxin, with amino-acid sequence MRTTIDIPEELFEEAMRLTHLKTKTDVIKEGLASLIRREKLKELKKYKGSIDLKINLDDLRKR; translated from the coding sequence ATGAGAACGACAATTGACATTCCCGAGGAATTATTCGAGGAGGCCATGAGGCTGACCCATCTGAAAACGAAAACCGACGTAATTAAGGAAGGTCTTGCCTCCCTAATTCGGAGGGAAAAACTGAAAGAATTGAAAAAATACAAGGGCTCTATCGATCTGAAAATCAATTTAGATGATCTTCGAAAGAGATGA
- a CDS encoding GAF domain-containing protein produces the protein MGLLDKVTRLIRSGAAAPGDSRGVSSSVSAGEKPSLLKKSMALRAKGLLEKAMDFGGKKSEKPTSVYEDPASFEPTTAVSSDEDFSFDSEQASNDFGDLDLGEGITPSYGGDDTEAPEIDFPTGAFEDSDSSDFDLSDADSEFPSSASFDADPDLGLGLDDLDLGSESELSSHEEEKPKGLLSKAEEAKEEQSFDDSDLGKAENIQDPFADWVKDAENQANREANRPLNKEQAETESAEFLFDDDSDYSTLPIDLQIASRKKLENYLSVFEISKEISASKDFPDFFQNLCYSIQGQIGAEGIAIFSSTNGDFHTLRVVEAQGINAHPNWNFETGDECYQAALKTPSVIYAKEMFKFALPGKEKEILEKSNAELLVPIRNYEEFFGIIVLTKTIEGDDYTIEDLEFLKIVGEMAGSVFRRIMDLEALQQENERLGDVVKANERILSTARNLAQIRDMDEAYDFLVETFKKELGLRRWSFLILDRTTRKEYKVFGTNLLTPDTAGKFRLPIDSNLVGIVANVPGVFRISNFRKNPELLSQLSNDELGLMHDFDILPFLNLNWLVGMLVIHETEVPWTDSDRETAVGISEVAAPVLSNLLMLEERDAVFRDPFSPVETRIDEAIARSAKLGAPFSLTVFKVQNATRMVRIKGAGFFAYYCEELRASIQENLSETDYCYRVGQGKYVVVLDGKDREETQIVVRKIRNRIVELDRKTKDFQTSTANQTLCYPADTREKERMLELIEES, from the coding sequence ATGGGCTTGCTGGATAAAGTCACTCGTTTGATCCGTTCCGGAGCTGCGGCTCCCGGAGATTCGAGAGGCGTATCCTCTTCCGTTTCCGCCGGAGAAAAACCTTCTCTTTTAAAAAAATCCATGGCCCTGAGAGCCAAAGGGCTTCTGGAAAAGGCGATGGATTTCGGAGGAAAAAAATCCGAGAAACCGACATCCGTCTACGAGGACCCCGCTAGCTTCGAACCGACGACTGCGGTCTCTTCCGACGAGGATTTTTCCTTCGATTCGGAACAGGCCTCCAACGATTTCGGAGACCTGGATCTGGGAGAAGGAATCACACCATCTTACGGAGGAGACGATACCGAGGCTCCCGAAATCGATTTTCCTACGGGAGCCTTCGAGGATTCCGATTCGAGTGATTTCGATCTTTCCGATGCGGACTCCGAATTTCCTAGCTCCGCTTCGTTCGATGCGGATCCGGACTTGGGGCTCGGACTAGACGATTTGGATCTTGGATCCGAGTCGGAACTTTCTTCTCATGAAGAAGAAAAACCCAAGGGTTTATTGTCCAAGGCCGAAGAGGCGAAAGAGGAGCAGTCCTTCGACGATTCCGATTTAGGCAAAGCGGAGAATATCCAGGATCCTTTCGCCGATTGGGTCAAGGACGCGGAGAATCAGGCAAACCGAGAGGCCAATCGCCCTCTCAACAAAGAACAGGCCGAAACGGAAAGCGCCGAGTTTCTATTCGACGACGATTCGGATTATTCCACTCTTCCTATCGATCTACAGATCGCTTCCCGCAAAAAATTGGAGAATTATCTCTCCGTATTCGAGATATCCAAGGAGATATCCGCTTCCAAGGATTTCCCCGATTTTTTCCAGAATCTATGCTATTCCATACAGGGACAGATAGGTGCGGAAGGGATCGCGATCTTCTCCTCTACAAACGGGGATTTTCATACCTTAAGAGTCGTAGAAGCGCAGGGGATCAATGCGCATCCTAACTGGAATTTCGAAACGGGAGACGAATGCTACCAGGCCGCCTTAAAGACTCCTTCCGTAATTTACGCTAAGGAGATGTTTAAGTTTGCTCTCCCTGGAAAAGAAAAAGAAATATTAGAGAAATCGAATGCGGAGCTTCTGGTTCCGATCCGGAATTACGAAGAATTCTTCGGAATCATCGTCCTAACTAAGACCATAGAGGGAGACGATTACACGATAGAGGATCTGGAATTCCTGAAAATCGTAGGGGAGATGGCGGGATCCGTCTTTCGTAGGATTATGGATCTGGAAGCGCTGCAACAGGAGAATGAAAGGTTAGGGGACGTGGTCAAGGCCAACGAGAGAATCTTATCCACTGCCAGAAATCTCGCGCAAATCAGGGATATGGACGAGGCCTACGATTTTCTAGTAGAGACGTTCAAGAAGGAGCTGGGCCTTAGACGCTGGAGTTTTCTCATTCTGGATAGAACCACCCGCAAGGAATATAAGGTATTCGGGACGAATCTACTGACTCCGGACACGGCGGGAAAATTCCGCCTACCTATAGACTCCAATCTTGTGGGAATCGTGGCTAACGTTCCCGGGGTTTTCCGGATTTCCAATTTCAGAAAGAATCCCGAGTTATTATCTCAGCTCTCCAACGACGAACTAGGACTCATGCACGATTTCGACATTCTTCCTTTTTTGAATCTGAACTGGCTTGTGGGAATGCTCGTTATCCACGAGACGGAGGTCCCTTGGACCGATTCCGATCGGGAGACCGCAGTGGGAATCTCGGAAGTAGCAGCACCCGTACTTTCCAATTTATTGATGTTGGAGGAAAGGGACGCAGTCTTCCGAGATCCTTTCAGTCCGGTCGAAACTAGAATCGACGAGGCGATCGCGAGATCCGCCAAACTAGGAGCGCCTTTTAGCCTTACCGTATTCAAAGTACAAAATGCCACTCGAATGGTCCGCATCAAAGGAGCGGGTTTCTTCGCTTATTATTGCGAGGAGCTGAGAGCTTCCATCCAAGAAAATTTGAGTGAAACCGACTATTGCTATCGAGTAGGCCAAGGAAAATACGTGGTCGTTCTGGACGGAAAAGACAGAGAGGAAACCCAGATCGTAGTCCGCAAGATCCGAAATCGTATCGTGGAACTGGACCGTAAGACCAAGGATTTCCAAACTTCCACGGCAAACCAAACCCTTTGCTATCCTGCCGACACCCGCGAAAAAGAAAGAATGTTGGAACTCATAGAAGAATCCTAA
- the atpC gene encoding ATP synthase F1 subunit epsilon encodes MAAKLDVSVISPEKLLFHGDADSIVVPGSEGFFGVYPGHTALVSLLGIGVLEVRQGNKTKVAAIEGGFFEVRDNKVTILTDHGSLKEDIDLAAAQKALEEAEALPASNEKNTLVQKAKTRILAASR; translated from the coding sequence ATGGCAGCCAAGCTAGACGTATCGGTAATCTCTCCGGAGAAACTACTCTTCCACGGCGATGCGGACAGCATCGTCGTGCCCGGAAGCGAAGGGTTTTTCGGAGTGTATCCGGGCCACACGGCTCTGGTTTCCTTATTGGGAATCGGAGTCCTTGAAGTCCGCCAGGGGAATAAGACTAAAGTTGCCGCAATCGAAGGCGGTTTCTTCGAAGTCAGAGACAATAAGGTTACGATTCTCACCGACCACGGTAGTCTGAAAGAAGATATCGATCTGGCTGCCGCTCAAAAAGCGCTGGAAGAGGCAGAAGCTCTGCCCGCTTCCAATGAAAAAAATACCCTCGTTCAAAAAGCAAAAACCCGAATTTTAGCCGCTTCCCGCTAA
- the atpD gene encoding F0F1 ATP synthase subunit beta, translated as MSKGKVKQIIGSVLDIEFESGHLPEIFNALEIDAVVEGKKEKIIAEVQQHIGGSAVRAIALSSTDGLVRGQEVSDTGAPISVPVGDVTLGRIFNVLGDPVDEGAPIQVKERKPIHRPAPGYEDLSPKTEVFETGIKVIDLLAPYIKGGKTGLFGGAGVGKTVLIQELINNIAKQHGGFSVFAGVGERTREGNDLWREMKESGVINKTVLCYGQMNEPPGARLRVALSALTMAEHFRDSIGTDVLLFVDNIFRFSQAGSEVSALLGRMPSAVGYQPTLSTEMGALQERITSTRKGSITSVQAIYVPADDLTDPAPANAFAHLDATTVLSRAISDKGIYPAVDPLDSTSRVMNAEVLGAEHYGVAREVQRILQRYKDLQDIIAILGMDELSEDDKVLVARARKIEKFLSQPFHVAEVFTGSPGKYVKLADTVRSFKELIAGNCDHLPEQAFYMVGTIEDAIEKSKNLRA; from the coding sequence ATGAGCAAAGGTAAAGTTAAGCAAATCATCGGATCCGTTTTGGACATCGAATTCGAGTCCGGACATCTGCCCGAAATTTTTAACGCGTTGGAAATCGACGCAGTCGTAGAAGGCAAAAAGGAAAAAATCATCGCCGAAGTGCAACAGCATATCGGTGGTAGTGCTGTAAGAGCGATCGCTCTTTCCTCTACCGACGGTCTGGTGAGAGGACAGGAAGTCTCCGACACCGGAGCTCCGATTTCCGTGCCCGTGGGAGACGTAACTCTCGGAAGAATCTTCAACGTATTGGGAGATCCAGTCGACGAAGGAGCTCCTATCCAAGTCAAAGAACGTAAACCTATCCACAGACCCGCTCCAGGTTACGAAGATCTTTCTCCTAAAACGGAAGTATTCGAAACAGGGATTAAGGTAATCGACCTTCTTGCTCCTTATATCAAGGGAGGAAAGACCGGACTCTTCGGAGGAGCCGGAGTAGGTAAGACGGTTCTTATCCAAGAGTTGATCAATAATATCGCGAAACAACACGGTGGATTCTCGGTATTCGCGGGTGTTGGTGAAAGAACCAGAGAAGGAAACGACCTCTGGAGAGAGATGAAAGAATCCGGAGTTATCAACAAAACCGTTCTTTGCTACGGTCAGATGAACGAGCCTCCTGGCGCTCGTCTCCGCGTCGCTCTTTCTGCTCTTACAATGGCGGAACATTTCCGTGATTCCATCGGAACAGACGTACTACTCTTCGTGGACAATATCTTCCGTTTCTCCCAAGCGGGATCCGAAGTATCCGCACTTCTGGGACGTATGCCTTCTGCGGTGGGATACCAGCCGACTCTTTCTACAGAGATGGGTGCTCTACAAGAGCGTATTACTTCCACTCGTAAGGGATCCATTACTTCCGTTCAGGCGATTTACGTTCCTGCGGACGACTTGACCGACCCTGCTCCTGCGAATGCGTTCGCTCACTTGGATGCGACTACGGTTCTTTCCCGTGCGATCTCCGATAAAGGAATTTATCCTGCGGTTGACCCGCTCGATTCTACTTCTCGCGTAATGAACGCGGAAGTTCTGGGTGCGGAACATTACGGTGTTGCTCGTGAAGTTCAAAGGATTCTCCAACGTTATAAAGATCTTCAGGATATTATCGCGATTCTCGGTATGGACGAACTTTCCGAGGATGATAAGGTTCTGGTGGCGCGTGCGAGAAAGATCGAGAAATTCCTTTCTCAGCCTTTCCACGTTGCGGAAGTATTCACAGGATCCCCTGGAAAATACGTAAAACTCGCCGATACGGTCCGCTCTTTCAAAGAGTTGATTGCCGGAAATTGCGACCACCTTCCGGAGCAAGCCTTCTATATGGTGGGAACCATAGAAGACGCGATCGAGAAGTCCAAAAACCTGAGAGCATAA